CTGGCTTGGAAACGTTCTGCCTTGGCTACAAGGTTTTGTTTGTATTTTCTTTaagtatttctcattgcatttatCTTGTGATAGTGAAATGATATACCTGAACGATATTGCAGATTCCATGGCCACTATCTCTTGTAATTTCAAGGAAGGCTTTAACAAAGTATCAATTGATCTTTCGTCTATTGTTTCACTGCAAACATGTTAGTCGCCAATTGTGTCAAGCGTGGCAGATCCAACAAGTATGACATAACCTTATATCCATTAAGTCAGTTACATTATTATTTTTGTTTACATACTCATGTCAACCTCTCAAACAGGGGTTCCGGTCTGTCAAGATTCTAGGAACACCAATTCTACGGCCATCGATTCTTTGTCGCAGCATGCTCAAGTTTGTAAACAGCCTTCTACATTATCTAACTTTTGAGGTAAACCATCCATACCAGTTTCACCATACCTACTGTTACTGAAGGTGATAAAATTGTTAATTACTCCTTGGCCCTCAGGTTCTTGAACCAAACTGGCATTCAATGCATGGCCGCCTTCAAACTGCAAGGAGCATCGATGAGGTTTTAACCATGTCCTTATGATTAAGTTATCTGCACCGCCAACAGTGCAGATTACGTTACTTTTGCTGTGATGCTGATTGCAGGTCATCCAGATACACGATTTCTTCCTCCAGAAGTGTCTAAAGGAATGCTTGCTGTTGTTGCCTGAGCTCCTCATGGTCTGTCCTTGCTCTTTGTCTGTTTGTTTAAAATAATTAAAAGGAAATTACAGTTCAAAAGTAATTGTTACGCATCAATAACTGCAGTCCATTTTCTTCCTTTTAACTGTTGACGAACTATCTGTTTAATTCAATGACTCTTGTTGTCATGATCTTTACATGCTCGACCTGTAAAGAGTGAAGGCATCATGTGTCCTAACTTGAATGTTGTGAATCATCTACACGTGGCCAAAGTTCAACATTTAGCTCATATTCCATCAAAACGCCATGCTTATCTCATCCTTATTTTCCATTAAGGAGTCATAAGAGTTATAACTTTGGTTTGTCGGATGGGACTGAGGCCTTGTTTGTTTGGGCTTCGGCTTGCATAGAATCAGTTGTGGATTCACTGTGGTGGAAAAGCTGATTCGCTGAGGAATCAGCTGCAGTGAAGGTTAGCCGTTTGGCAAAGTAGCTGTGGGTTCGGCTTTGATCCGGTGAAAAGGCTGAAACGCCCCTAAAGTCCCGAGATGAGTGTAGGGAGGCCGGCGTGCTCACCCCAGCTGGCGCCATTGATACACGAGAAGATAGGTGACACGCTCCGGGAGGTAGGGATGCCGGCATGCTCCGGCGTTGGAGAGGTGTCCTGCTACTCGAGGTCCGGGAGGCCGGCTTTGGGTCAAGGTTGCAGAGGACAGAGGGGAGGTGGCAGACGACCGGAGTTGGGCCgaggtgacaggcaaccagcgacCGACGTCCGGGAAAGGCGGTGAACGACTGAGAGGAGGATCCGTTGAGGTGACCCGTgttgggacggcggcggcggcgcccgatgTGGCTAGAAAACCTAGCCTCGATCTGTTTCAGGACGGGGGCATCGAACGAGACGAGTACTCGATGGCTGCCTGCGGTGGCATTTTTGCCGTAATTACCGTGAAGTGCCAGGGGCGGGGTTGACGTGGGAACCAGCTTCGCTGCTGAATCGGTGCTTCAGCCCATTGCACTTCGAACAGCCCGAATCGGCTCTCGGCTTCGATTCCACAGCTGGCCTAATCTACGCGTTTGTTTCAGCTTCAGATTAATCCTATGAGAATCTGCCTTGTAAATCTGAAACAAACAGGGCCTGAGTTTTGCAAATTTATTAACCCGTGTGTTTCTTTTCAAACGTAGCTATAGTGCATAATCTGTTGGGAAAATGTAGCTACATATGGTGACATAGTTAAAAAAAGCGCGCCTAAGTGAGCGGTTaagtgcgcctaggctctaggcgataGCAAAACGCCTAGCGCATAGCTGCGCTTAATCTGCGCATaattgcgcataagcatgcgctttggtcagaaaagcgcaaggcggtggcagaACGCACAATTAACGGCttgcgcttttttgaactatgatatggTCTCGAAACAATATTTTGAAGCGGGCACCATTTAGCATCGTGCTTGCCGTAAAAGCAACAACTTATTATCATTTATCTGTGATGTGCAGAAAGTTGAGAAGCTGAAAGCATTATGTCTCCAATACGCGACTTCCATCCAGCTCTTGATACCGTCCATCGAGGTCGCTGCTCCTGAGAGCAAATCGAAATCTGGGTCGTCGAGAGCAAGAGCCAAGAGATCACAGGACAGAGACGAGCAACTGAAACTAGCATCCGAGAACGTCGTGATGTCGCAGTCAATCCTGTATGTATCTCGATGTCCCAGTCAGTCAATTTTACAAAGTCTCGTTCCTACGCAGTTCAGGATTGTAACACACCATCTTGCCTTGTCTGCCGCAGGAAATTCGAGTCGGAGTTCAACGCGGAGCTCCAGAGCCTCGCTCCTACGCTGAGCAAGAGCTCACAGGCCGAACCGTACCTGACCCATCTCGCGCAGTGCATTCTCGGCGTCGGAATCGACCAGTGAGCTTCTTCAGGGGTTCCATGTTCAGATGGTTGCAAAGTTTGCATGTGTGGTTGTGTGCGTGTGCGATTCCGCGGCGTGGCAGTGCGCTTGCTGCCGTCGACGCCGGTGTGCGGTCTTGTGGGTGAGCTGGAAACTTGTAAAACATACAGAATTATGCTTCCACGTGGTGGATGTAGTCATGTAGATGCTTGGTTAGGCTTTAATTAGCTGGTGCTGTAGGCTGGTGTAACTGTTTGATTATACATACTCTGGTGGTGTGTTTGTGTGCTGCGATTCAGCATGCCAGGCTCTGTGCCTCAGGGACTGGCTCGTGTTGTTTGAGACGAGTCGCCGATGTAGTAAGCCTGCAGCTTCAAGAGCCTGGCTACGACTCAGAGGGTAAGCCtcatttttttttttgaggatcaggGGAAGCCTCAATTGTGACCTGTGGTTTGTTCCGTCCatgtgttgtgtgcgtgcgtgatgGGCCGaacttttttcccttttctttttcattttatgatACTGTGATCGGCCAAACTGGGTACCACATGTTATGTTATCAAACGTCGTAATGATTGGTCTGGTACCTGCATCCCATTTCATGTGTAGAGAAGCACCACTGCAGACCAAATAATGCCTGTCGTGCATCACCACTAACACCCGCCTCGAAGCACCACTGCATCCACTTGGCAAGGAGGCCAGGGCTTCTTTGGTACtctctttgtaaagaaatataGTAACGTTTAGTTCACTAGAGTAGtaacctaaacgctcttatatttctctaCGGAAGGGGTACAAAGGAATTCCATAGGATTTGAACTCTTAGGAATATGTCTTGTGATGATagctttgattcgcaggattgaaAACCTTAGGATTTTTTTTGTAGGATCCATTTGTATTATATTTTGGAGGAAAATtttcatccactcaaacctctttaaaCAATTTTTTTTGTTTGTCCGACGCTATCAGACACCCCTTCAAATCCTGTAGAGCACTATAGGACATGTCACTCATCCtgcatttttcctattcctgtgttttcactGTTTTTGAGAATCCTGCGCGGCCACGATGCGGGCGAAAGAGACGAAGCTGGCTTGCGACCTGACGTTTTCCCCGTACTTGTCAAAGTTTCGGGTCCATATCCACGCAGACGGAACACGCCGGTGGGACGATCTGAAGCCGGAAAGAGGCCGCAATCCAGCGCACGACGCCCCTTCTTTCACCGCCCGCACCGGTCGACGGCCGATCCCCTGAACCTTCACTGCCCACCCACCCGCAGTTAGCTCACTTCCCACTCACACACTCCTTCACTGCCCAGTACCCACCCCACTGCCATCGCCCCCACCACCGGTACTACCAGCAGGTCCAGCGCCACCATCGCCCTACGCCCCCACAGCAACACGAGAAAACCACCGCAAGCACGCGCCCCGCTCCGCCCCGAGACGCGACGGTGGAACCCGGCAGGCACGAGCACGGCGCGCGGACACATAGCCCGAGCGCGCGCGATGGCAGTCggagggcggcgcgcggcggcggcggcgtgcgggcgGTGGTGCCTGGTGATCCTCGCCGTGGCCTCCGCGCTCGGCGTCTCCGGGCCCGCGCTCTACTGGCGCTACAATAAGGgcttctcctccgccgccgcggccgccgtctcCGCCCCCTCCTGCCCGCCCTGCACCTGCGACTGCCCGCCGCCGCTCTCCCTCCAGTCCATCGCGCCCGGTGAGAGCCCCCCTCTCTTCAGATCTCGCACCGACGCGCGGTTCTATGCATAACGAAAATGGGCCCATCGGTTGAGACTAGCGTTAACTAGGTGGATGCGGTTGCTTATGAGTGTCGACGGACTGAATACACTGCTAGCAATAGACAATTTATATTGTACATATATGCTTTTAACTGGATCGATAAAGTGATGTCTGACATGGTTTTGCATTTCCTTCCTTTGCAGGGCTCGTGAACTTCTCAATTTCAGGTTTGAGCTCCTTCTTCACAGTCCATTTAATAGAGGTTCAGTATTATCCAGTCTTCTCATTGTAATTTGTTGAGTGTGAACTGAAACAAGAGAGAGTATAGCTGACATCTGATGGAGAACGACGTCACTTGTGAAGTTCTGATCATGATATTTTCTATACCAGACAGTTCAACCTGCAACTTTAGAATTTCCTGGAATCTTATCACCCTCCGACACAATTTAGACGTCCAGGGTTGTTGACATGCCTGTCATTTTAATGGTGTTATTCTTCACAGTTCCTGTTGCCAAATTGTTTGAACAAAGTAGTGCCTGTCAGCAGTACTGAAGTTTTATAGTAACCAAAACATAAGTAATACTCTATGAAGTGTTAGGTAAAATATTATCCCCAGTTTGTTTTATGTTCATATATTGCTCTTTTAAACTACTGGCGAGTTAAGTATCAGGCTGGATATAGATCATTTTGCAGTTTCTGAAAGACTTGACTCTTAAGGACTTCAGCATGAAACCTGTGAGATTTGTCTAATGATAGACTCTATTGAATGACCTAGTGTATACTAGTATTTGCTAAATCAACCAAATATATTGAGAAAAACGTGTGTTTATATTTGCTCAGAGTTTTGATGCTTTTGTCGTATAGTAATGTGAACAATACACAAGAAAGGCTAATGATGCTGTTGTTCTTAATTTATGTTGGTATGCATCATATGCTCACAAGCTTAGGTCCAAATATTACTTCATATGTACAATACCATCCAAATTCTTGGTTTGTCTCATAACACATTAACTTTTTGCAACCAAACATGGATTACTTCATGCTATTTCCAGTGGCACCTTAACATTAAAACCAAACATGGATTACTTCCTGTTATTTGTAGTAAGGGGTGATTACTCCCCTGCACTGGTTTTACGTGCCATGCAGCTTACAAATGCCGACAAAGTAATACATTTTTCTCAGTAGTATCTATCAACCACTTAAGAAACTAGCACTACACCTGCACATATGGCTTTCACCTACATAACTCATCGTTGATGGTACAATTACAAATGCTCTATAAGAGAAATTAGTGTAAACCATTTCCAGTATTGCTGCCCAAGTTCTTGTGAGCTGGAACTATCGTAAATTCCTTTTCACATGGTTATATCTGTTATGAGGCTGTGTTGACTGGAAAAATAATTTGAATTGAAAAATGCAGCTTGCGGCACAAATGACCCTGAGCGTACCAAGGAGATGGAGAAGCAGTTTGTTGATCTCCTCAACGAGGAACTCAAGTTGCAGCAGGTTGTAGCTGAGGAGCACATCCATCACATGAATGCCACACTTGTCGAAGCAAAAAGACAGGCTACCCTGTACCAGCGAGAGGCGGAGAAGTGTAACGCGGCCACAGAGACTTGTGAGGAAGCCAGGGAGAAGTCTGAGGGGGCAATCTCAAAGGAGAGGAAACTGACAGCACTGTGGGAACGCCGAGCTCGCGAATCGGGTTGGCAGGATTCTCGAGCCGCGACCGCCGCACGATAGCTTGGCAAGCAGTTTGCTTCTGCAGGTAAAAGTATTTGCAGCAGACGACATTTTTACCACACCGTCACCGAGCAACGTTAGCTGTAATGGTCCACGTGTAATGTTTGCCAGTGTATTATGAGTTGTCCCAGTTGAAGTATAGTTACTCTAGACACTGTAGATTCCTTATAAATGTAACTAGTATACATTGTTTAAGTATGCAAGCTTTATTGTAACGTATATTGAAGACATTCAGTGTAGTGTTGTGGCTGTAGATCAAAAGGCGGTTTCTGCCTTCGACGAAATTCAGTAATGCATCTGCAGTTTGATTCACAGTATCGAACTTCAAGCTATTTTTACCAGCAGGCTCGTGGAGACAGATCTTGCTTTACTTTTGGTCTTTATTTTCATGGTGTTCAGCAAGATGATGCACATCTTCTTAGAGCTAGTGCTTGGTACCATCATATGTTCGGAATGTGCACTATTTCTGTTAGCATGGAGACaccttcagtttttcttttttgacGGGTGGAGACACCTTAAGTTAGTACTGTTCAGTGCTTGTAGTTGGGAAATACCATTTGTTTTGGGTTGTGTTTATTCCAAGAGGAGCCCAACATTTTGCACCAGCATATGAACTGCTCAGAGAATAAAAGCTGCACCAGGCGAAAAGTAATGCTCCCTCCATCCCAAATGTGTAATCTTTTTATTTTACCAGCAGATTCATGGATAGACCCGTGCAAAAAGAGTAAATGTCAGTTTGGAAAAAAAATGCCCGTGGAAAACGAGTAAAAAAGTAGTGGCCCATACAGGTCTCGAACCTGTGACCTTCGCGTTATTAGCACGACGCTCTAACCAGCTGAGCTAATAGGCCAATTTGATATATGAAATGGTTATAGTACATCACTACCTGTAAGTTAGCAGAACCAAGGAAGATATATACTACCGCCCCGAAATCAGATGCTGCTCTAGCGTTACTCCCTACATGATCCTAGACGCTTCCGTGTTCTCGTCGTCGAAATAATGGAGGTCCCATCGCGGAGGCCTCTGGAACTCGTTGCCTAGAACGGCGTCCATGTCCGGCGCCGGACGGCCGTAACCGTAAGGAGCGTAAGCATCGTCGTCGGGCTCCTGCTTCTCTTCCTCCTGGTTTTCTTCTTCTGGGTCCGGAGGCAGAATCTCCGCCTTCTTCCCGGTCTTCTTCTTGAGCTTCCTCAGCACCTTCTCGGCCTTGAAATCCCCCGTCACCATCACCTTGTTCTCCTCCCTGTCCACCTCCACCGTCTCCACGCCTGCAACCATGGACGGTCATCAGACGTTTACTCCCCATAACATGAACAGGCGTGGAATTCAGCACTTAGTTCTTATTTCTAGtataaatgcccgtgcgttgcaccggacgAAAAATGAAATATAACCTATTCCACATCTCATTGTGCAACATTTTTTATTGCATTTTTTGCAAACGTTATAAATAGGATTCCACTAAGTATTTCTTTTTGTACGATGAAGGGGATCCCAAAATACGGTGAATCTAGAAAGCGGGGGAGGTGGTAAATATGGGTAGGATGAAGTTGGTGAGGTGGCCGCGCTGCCTTTTGGTGAACTCCAAGGCGACCTCGTTAGATCAAGCGTGTGGCAATGTGGTATAACATGGTACCATTTACTATGTGTAATGCTAATAAATTATTGTATACAACAACAAGAATATACAAAACTTATTTTTTTATGTTAAGAGCGAGCTCAATTCAAAGAAAATTAAATGTCCAAGTTTCTTTACCTCCTTTAAATTGCAACAGTTAAAGCAAAATCTCAAATTACTAATCTCATAATACAAATGACTCTGCTCGTGGTATGATATGATAATGAACACTCTGAACTAATGAAAGTGTAAGCAGGAGCTGAATCATACCTTTAAATACCTGAAAGCATCTTCAAAATATTTTCACCTCACAATAATAAATATAGTTATTAATAACAAAAATGACCAGGAAGCTAAGCTACTTTTTTTAGTACGATGAAAATATGACATGTTCTGACAGGAACCCCTTTATGGCCTGCATAGAGAAAATCAATAACAAATTTAGTGATAAATAGATCAGTAATAACAAAATTGATCCGGAAACTAAAAAAATTAGTACAATGAAAATATGGCATTTCTTTTCAGAGAAAAGAATTTGCAACTCTAAAGAGGCAAAGTAATATGTAAATGTCAGTAAGAGATCGGAAAAAGGCAGTATTGAGCATTGACCTATGCAAATATGTAAAATGGCAGTCAGATCGATCTGCATGTACCATATAGTAGTCCATCACTATGACTATATTTGGAAAGAGGGAACATGTCATGCCAGTCTACCCAAAATTATGGATGCTTCATGATATCCAATTTTTTTAAGCTACAATAATTTATAAGGAAGTGCTTCTCTGGTACATCTTCTGTAACAACAGCCATGTAGAAGCTAACCTTGATGTATCAAATTTGCGTTGGAGAGCGTTGGTGTCATCAAATTTACATTGGAGCGTTGTAGTCCTTCGTTTCAAATTTCAACACCAAAAGCTCCTTTTGTCCAGCGTGCGGATTCTACCATTGCTGCAGCTATGGAGGGCGCTGTCTTTGGATCTCCTGGCCCAAGTAGTACTCGACAGCGTGCTCATGCAGGGATCGGCAGCATGCCAGCCTGTAGGCTCGTGGAGGGAGGAACAGGACGACCACCGGCTGCAGCATCAGCAGGCGAGATGGAGGCGCTCGCTAGAAGAGGAGTGGTGGAAGCGCAGGGTCCTACGGCTAACCGGACAGGCTCCAGGCCACGCGCGATGGCTGTACGTGCAAGGACATCAGGATGAAAACCATGAACTGCAAGGGTGAGCAAACCATCGAGAGGAGCGACGGTGTGCACATCTTGTTGCCGTGAAGCCACCGGAGACACTCCACTCAATCCAGTCGACGGTGATCTTGGAAGCCGGGCCTTGCTTAGAGTGAGCTAATTAACATGAGGTTAGGAGCAGGCGAAGAGGCATCCGGGGCCGGAAGAGGTAGCCTACGACTAACGGCGGGGGACGGGGCCACCCAGCGCCCGAACCCACGGTTTCAAGCCCGGCAAACGTGGTTGCATTTGGCAGTTGAGAACGCCTCCCTACGGCCACACGCGCCGTCCGCATCAGCCCCTCCTTCTTAGCACCAACGATGCGCTCGATACAGGCCTCCTGCACATATACGGCGGCAAGAAGCCCTAAATCCCGGAAGCAGGGAAACTTGAGAGAGGAGATATGGTTCGATGTAAAAAGTGGTGATATTTGGTTAGGTAGTAGGCTTTGATACATATACGGGACGCGTGATTAACTCTAACTTAATCTCGGATTGATTATTTGCTTCGTCTTTCAATCGTACGAAGGCTGGATCGAAGCCTAGCGTTCCCCGGTTCGAATCCTTTATGAGAGTCCGAATAGAtcaggttgaagcccagccagttGTCAGCGCACCGGGAGCAGGCCTAGGTGGGCGCCGTGAACGTGGCCCAAGCGGGAGTCTGGAAGCGTTTTTGTACagttttagtaccacctcgaatatgttttaaattcaaactgaaagcgtaaaatctcaggaggaagcgtattgtgacggtgaacccatgaagtcaatccgtactttattattaaTTAGCACATaagtccgtgcgttgcaacgggagaaaaaattgACATGCATTTTAATAACACAACACCCTTGCTTCGCAACGGACAGCCAGAAGGCCCAAGTCTACGACGTACCGATTGAAACCTAGTGTTTTTTTTACGTAGGTACAcattagtaccaccttggattttGGAAAAAATATGGATGTTCTGCAAAAAAAACGGAAAGCATAAATTCAAGGAAAAAAGCATATTATGACGGTGAACCCGAGGagtcaatccgtactttattattatagcaaacatgcccgtgcgttacaACGGGTGAAAACAGCCCTCACACGCCCTTACCCACTGAGCATGATTAAAGACCTCACCCTCATGCCCATAACATAATAAACATGACTAATAACTCATTCTCAGGTCCACATCTTCCATTCAATATAACACCAGACACATGTTTCTGCTTGTCATATTTGTCGTCCTCGTCGCCGGTGGTCATAGTACAGTTTTCACTAACCAAGGTTGGCCAGGTCCAACAGCTGGATTGTTGAACCGCCTTCGTGTCCGGCCAAGATCAAGACCGTTGAACAAAGTTTTTTTAATCGGCTAGCTAATATAATAGGGAAAAGCATTGGAATAATATATGTCAGTGTCACCATGTAAAGTGAGTAGTTTGTGTCAGATAGACCATGAAATCTTAGTTGGACTACTCTCATGCATTTTGACGGGTGTCACTGGGCGAGTGAGACTTGTCATACATGAAGACTTTATGGAGAAAAAAGATTCCTTCATATCCTAGTTTaataaattgaattaaaacaatgCATCAGGTGGGCGTATTTCAAAAATTCCCCAAGTTTTATTAATAAGTATAGATTAAAAAatcatgttttaaaaaatgtttgccttTTCAAATTTAAAGTTCAAAATATATTTGAGTTTTTAAATTTTTGCAAATTCTAAAAATAATCACAACAGTACCtcctagtttaaaaaaatgtttgtgttttaaaaaatactcagtttaaaaaaatatttttcttttgaaaaaaaatcgagtTTAAATTTTTGTTAACAACTTTGCAAATTTTCGTGTTCTAAAATATATTCACTTTAAAAAGAAATCCTCTTAGTATCTGGCGCGATTGTGCGCTTAATTTGAAATTTCGCGCGGCTAAATGAACACCAAGTCATGTTTGGCCTAGTGGTAGCCTTCTGAACGCTTTAGCATGAGTGTCTGAGTTCGAGTCCTTGCAGCGTATCAATTTTTCTTAGAAACGTTTTACTGGCGCAGGCTGTTGGTtgcctaatgggccggcccattgtggctCTGCGCGTCTGCTTTTTCTTTTTTGGCAGAAACGAATCGGGAGAACGATAAAACTACCGCACGACAAACCACCTCGGACGTACGAATTGTAAGACCTGTGTGCCGTGTGCGTGTGGAGAACGCGGCGTGGGCCGGCCCAAAGCAGCGCGGTGTCAAACTACAGAAATTTTGACGGACGGACAAAACTACGAACGGTTCcctaaattagtaccacctcgtttata
The window above is part of the Triticum aestivum cultivar Chinese Spring chromosome 2A, IWGSC CS RefSeq v2.1, whole genome shotgun sequence genome. Proteins encoded here:
- the LOC123189680 gene encoding uncharacterized protein: MAVGGRRAAAAACGRWCLVILAVASALGVSGPALYWRYNKGFSSAAAAAVSAPSCPPCTCDCPPPLSLQSIAPGLVNFSISACGTNDPERTKEMEKQFVDLLNEELKLQQVVAEEHIHHMNATLVEAKRQATLYQREAEKCNAATETCEEAREKSEGAISKERKLTALWERRARESGWQDSRAATAAR